Proteins from one Elusimicrobiota bacterium genomic window:
- a CDS encoding fumarate hydratase, with the protein MREINVKEITKAVKKICQDANFILPDDVWQKLKEAELTEESSVGKEDLKQIMENNRIAEEERIPMCQDTGLACIFVEIGQEMHITGGNLNDAINQGVREGYTEGYLRKSVVSDPLVRKNTNDNTPAMIHTEIVAGDKLKITVLPKGGGSENMSQVAMLPPSAGVEGVKKFVIDVVKKAGSNPCPPIVVGVGIGGSFDMVTYLAKKALLRPLDSSHPNKLYADLEKELLEKINNLGIGPQGLGGRITALAVLIETYPCHITAIPVAVNIQCHACRRYTVVI; encoded by the coding sequence ATGCGAGAAATAAATGTTAAAGAAATCACAAAAGCAGTAAAAAAAATCTGTCAGGATGCAAATTTTATTTTACCTGATGATGTATGGCAAAAATTAAAGGAAGCAGAATTAACAGAAGAATCGTCCGTCGGTAAAGAAGATCTCAAACAAATAATGGAAAATAATAGAATCGCTGAGGAAGAGAGAATACCGATGTGTCAGGATACAGGACTTGCTTGTATTTTTGTTGAAATAGGTCAGGAGATGCATATTACTGGTGGGAATCTAAATGATGCAATCAATCAAGGTGTGCGGGAAGGGTATACAGAAGGCTATTTGAGAAAATCGGTTGTTTCCGACCCGCTTGTAAGAAAAAATACAAATGATAATACACCTGCGATGATTCATACAGAAATTGTTGCTGGGGACAAACTGAAAATTACTGTGTTACCTAAAGGTGGTGGGTCTGAAAATATGTCACAGGTAGCGATGCTTCCGCCATCAGCAGGAGTTGAAGGAGTAAAAAAGTTTGTAATAGATGTTGTAAAAAAAGCTGGCTCCAACCCTTGTCCACCGATTGTTGTAGGTGTTGGTATCGGTGGCAGTTTTGATATGGTGACATATCTTGCCAAAAAAGCATTATTGCGACCATTAGATTCTTCTCATCCTAATAAATTATACGCTGATTTAGAGAAAGAACTTTTAGAAAAAATAAATAATCTCGGAATCGGTCCACAGGGTCTCGGTGGCAGAATCACAGCACTTGCTGTTTTGATAGAAACATATCCGTGTCATATAACAGCAATCCCTGTTGCTGTAAATATCCAATGCCATGCCTGTAGACGATATACAGTTGTAATTTAA
- a CDS encoding FAD-binding oxidoreductase, giving the protein MNKISAIKLRQDTAQQKPMQIIEGKEKILEGYFVYLQDESKLSAGEIQYLVFAETEKQVSDFLKNMSEKNIPVTISNGRTGVVGGAIPKSGALLTVEKMDKILGHRYVGDEIWVKCQAGVVLENLHKESQSITGGCFYPVDVTETSARIGGTVSTNASGERSFKYGPTRKWIRSLRVVLSNGEVLEIERGKIFAENNQLEIVFSNEERVVVKIPTYKMPDVKNASGYYAKPEMDLIDLFIGSEGTLGVITEVEVALTKKPENIMSIIAFFPEEQNALNFFFKCKQMLTSALVFEYFDSGGLNILREKKQDEGVNLAVPDFPQKTNAAIFLELEYTDETLDQISTTLDKLLVNNKSSIDTALAALEEKDKLKIRAMRHALPEGINETIARNKRNYPALHKISADIAVPENKLLEMIEYYKSKLVPSGFIYTLFGHIGESHLHMNILPRNTEEFEQAKELHLDFAKKAVSLGGTISAEHGVGKIKIPYLEVMYGRNGLRQMVEIKKLLDPKCILNRGNIFPESFLSE; this is encoded by the coding sequence ATGAATAAGATATCCGCAATTAAACTGAGACAGGACACAGCCCAACAAAAGCCGATGCAGATTATTGAAGGGAAGGAAAAAATTTTGGAAGGTTACTTCGTTTATCTGCAAGACGAGTCTAAACTTTCAGCAGGAGAGATTCAGTATTTAGTATTTGCAGAGACGGAAAAACAGGTATCTGATTTTTTGAAAAATATGTCTGAAAAAAATATACCAGTTACAATCTCTAACGGCAGAACTGGTGTTGTTGGTGGTGCTATACCGAAATCAGGTGCGCTTCTGACAGTTGAAAAAATGGATAAAATACTTGGACATAGATATGTCGGTGACGAAATATGGGTTAAATGTCAGGCAGGTGTTGTGCTGGAGAATCTTCACAAGGAAAGCCAAAGTATTACAGGCGGTTGTTTTTATCCAGTAGATGTTACTGAAACAAGCGCACGTATTGGCGGAACAGTTTCTACAAATGCATCTGGAGAAAGAAGTTTTAAATACGGTCCGACAAGAAAATGGATAAGATCGTTGAGAGTTGTTCTTTCAAACGGCGAAGTGCTTGAAATTGAGCGTGGCAAAATTTTTGCTGAGAATAATCAACTTGAAATTGTATTTAGCAATGAGGAAAGAGTTGTTGTTAAAATACCAACCTATAAAATGCCTGATGTAAAAAATGCGTCGGGCTATTATGCAAAACCTGAAATGGACTTGATAGATCTTTTTATTGGTTCTGAAGGCACACTCGGAGTAATTACAGAAGTAGAAGTCGCACTGACAAAAAAACCTGAAAATATAATGTCAATCATTGCCTTTTTTCCTGAAGAACAGAATGCACTAAACTTTTTTTTCAAATGTAAGCAAATGCTTACATCGGCACTCGTTTTTGAGTATTTTGATTCAGGTGGCTTGAACATTTTACGAGAAAAAAAACAAGATGAAGGCGTAAACTTGGCTGTGCCTGATTTTCCTCAAAAAACAAATGCAGCCATTTTTTTAGAATTGGAATATACCGACGAAACACTTGACCAAATTTCAACTACACTTGATAAACTGCTTGTAAATAATAAATCGTCAATAGATACCGCGCTTGCTGCACTTGAAGAAAAAGACAAATTAAAAATCAGAGCGATGAGACACGCCTTACCCGAAGGTATAAATGAAACAATTGCCAGAAATAAAAGAAATTACCCAGCACTACATAAAATTTCTGCAGATATTGCAGTGCCTGAAAATAAATTACTGGAAATGATTGAGTATTACAAATCAAAATTAGTCCCGTCAGGTTTTATATACACACTTTTCGGACACATCGGCGAAAGTCATCTACATATGAATATCTTACCAAGAAACACTGAAGAATTTGAACAGGCAAAAGAACTTCATTTAGATTTTGCTAAGAAGGCGGTTTCATTAGGTGGCACAATATCTGCCGAGCACGGTGTTGGCAAAATCAAAATCCCATATTTGGAAGTAATGTATGGAAGAAACGGATTAAGACAGATGGTTGAAATAAAAAAATTACTTGACCCGAAGTGTATATTAAACAGAGGCAATATTTTTCCCGAATCATTTTTAAGTGAATAG
- a CDS encoding lactate racemase domain-containing protein translates to MLSNEIVLNYGAQVLRDFIPQKTIDEKKFLPLILPQKLPVIKNVKEKLLSALEKPIGKQKPLSSLIKENYKDGDICIITDDHDRPNIHTRLLLPILVDLLLTTYHLPLTKIKVVIATGTHRPPTDDELKKILGEQMFGKVNYVIHKCKENNIEVGELNGQKIKIDSVVYNSDIIIPLTDVENHYFAGVAGGPKSFCPGVCDMDTIRYEHLQMFGPEGFAKNVGLGIMDKNPVFETKVRIVKTILESLRKQGKQVYTIVSIIDTEDDLVYLEGGELFEAHRRAAEVLKNVWTVYTEKQADIIIAGASAWGVNLYQMGKATHAAYRAVKKGGTILVVAPCNQSWGNEEFKNLMKIGMDELNKHDDKCRVSEANRIKKALTKVVEVVSADYKIGKQKPVDIFQILNYLGWGNLHIIQDGIPESDYHLLPFLFWGKNTQSPQERLNTWVQKYLQNKTITVLNNPGYLVKPLE, encoded by the coding sequence ATGTTATCTAATGAGATTGTATTAAATTATGGCGCGCAAGTTCTCCGTGATTTCATTCCACAAAAAACGATTGACGAAAAAAAGTTTCTACCGTTAATTCTTCCACAAAAACTACCTGTGATAAAAAATGTCAAAGAGAAATTGCTCTCTGCACTTGAAAAACCAATTGGCAAACAGAAACCATTAAGTTCTCTTATCAAAGAAAACTATAAAGATGGTGATATTTGTATTATTACCGATGACCACGATAGACCAAACATTCATACACGACTGCTCCTACCAATACTTGTTGACTTACTACTTACTACTTACCACTTACCACTTACTAAAATAAAGGTTGTTATTGCAACTGGAACACACAGACCGCCTACGGATGATGAACTTAAAAAAATTTTAGGCGAACAAATGTTCGGCAAAGTCAATTATGTAATCCATAAATGCAAAGAAAACAATATTGAGGTTGGCGAACTGAATGGCCAAAAAATAAAAATTGATTCAGTGGTGTATAATTCTGACATAATAATCCCGTTAACCGATGTGGAAAACCATTATTTCGCTGGTGTCGCAGGTGGTCCAAAATCATTCTGTCCTGGTGTATGTGATATGGATACCATCAGATATGAGCACTTGCAAATGTTCGGGCCTGAAGGTTTTGCTAAAAATGTCGGGCTTGGAATTATGGATAAAAATCCTGTTTTTGAGACAAAAGTAAGAATTGTTAAAACAATTTTGGAATCACTGCGAAAGCAGGGAAAACAGGTCTATACAATCGTATCAATCATAGATACTGAAGACGATTTGGTTTATTTAGAAGGCGGCGAACTGTTTGAAGCGCATCGTCGTGCCGCAGAGGTGCTGAAAAATGTATGGACGGTTTATACTGAAAAACAGGCGGATATTATTATTGCTGGCGCAAGTGCATGGGGTGTGAATCTCTATCAGATGGGTAAAGCAACCCACGCAGCATATAGAGCGGTAAAAAAAGGCGGGACGATATTAGTAGTCGCACCCTGTAATCAGAGTTGGGGTAATGAGGAGTTCAAAAATCTGATGAAAATCGGGATGGATGAATTAAATAAACACGATGATAAATGTAGGGTGAGCGAAGCGAATAGAATCAAAAAAGCGCTAACAAAAGTCGTTGAGGTTGTAAGTGCGGATTACAAAATCGGTAAACAGAAACCGGTTGACATTTTCCAAATACTGAATTATCTCGGCTGGGGTAATTTGCATATTATACAAGATGGCATCCCTGAAAGCGATTATCATCTTTTACCGTTTCTATTCTGGGGAAAAAATACTCAATCACCGCAGGAACGACTCAACACATGGGTTCAAAAATATCTACAAAACAAAACAATTACTGTGCTGAACAACCCGGGATATCTGGTTAAGCCGTTGGAATAG
- a CDS encoding CoA transferase — translation MAKPLDGIRVLDLSRVLAGPYCSMILGDFGAEIIKIENPDGGDDTRAFGPPFIEGESAYFLSINRNKKSVCINLKEEKGKQIIRDLIPKCDVFLENFRPGTAEKLGFGYLDICSINSKIIYCSISGFGQTGPEKFRPGYDLVVQGMGGIMDLTGPADGSPYKVGVSQADLLSGIYAVQGILLALLAREKTGKGQYVDVAMLDGQISLLTFQAGIYFTTGKIPQRKGNQHPTICPYETFQASDGYINIAIGNDKLWQQFCDLVGLQNIKNEVKFLTNPERVKNRDELFHIIANVIIKKTVNEWLKIFDDNGIPAGDILSIDKVVEHPQTKARDMIIEMPHPKIGRIKLTGIPVKLSETKGAPQMPPPMLGEHTEEVLKKIIGYNDETIKNLRKENVI, via the coding sequence ATGGCAAAACCATTAGACGGAATTAGAGTTTTGGATTTATCGCGAGTATTAGCAGGACCTTACTGCTCAATGATACTTGGCGATTTCGGTGCTGAAATCATAAAAATAGAAAATCCTGATGGTGGTGATGACACCCGCGCATTTGGTCCGCCGTTTATAGAAGGCGAGTCCGCATATTTTTTATCAATAAACAGGAATAAAAAATCTGTCTGTATAAATCTTAAAGAAGAAAAAGGAAAACAAATTATTCGTGATTTGATTCCGAAGTGTGATGTTTTTTTGGAGAATTTTCGACCTGGAACTGCTGAAAAACTTGGATTCGGTTATTTGGACATTTGTTCTATAAATTCTAAAATAATTTACTGCTCAATTTCTGGTTTTGGTCAAACAGGTCCCGAAAAATTTCGTCCCGGGTATGATTTGGTTGTTCAAGGTATGGGTGGGATAATGGATTTAACAGGTCCTGCTGATGGTTCACCATATAAAGTTGGAGTTTCGCAAGCGGATTTGCTTTCCGGTATCTATGCCGTGCAGGGAATTCTTTTAGCGCTTTTAGCGAGAGAAAAAACGGGTAAAGGTCAGTATGTAGATGTCGCAATGCTTGACGGACAAATTTCACTTTTAACATTTCAGGCAGGGATTTATTTCACCACAGGAAAAATTCCTCAACGAAAAGGCAATCAGCATCCAACAATCTGTCCATATGAGACATTTCAAGCATCTGATGGCTACATAAATATCGCTATTGGTAACGACAAACTCTGGCAGCAATTTTGTGATTTAGTTGGATTACAAAATATAAAAAACGAAGTAAAATTTTTAACCAATCCTGAACGAGTAAAAAATAGAGATGAGTTATTTCACATTATCGCTAATGTGATAATAAAAAAAACCGTTAACGAGTGGCTAAAAATTTTTGATGATAACGGTATCCCAGCAGGAGATATACTTTCAATTGATAAAGTTGTTGAACATCCACAAACAAAAGCAAGAGATATGATAATAGAAATGCCGCATCCTAAAATAGGCAGAATAAAACTCACAGGTATCCCTGTAAAACTATCTGAAACAAAAGGCGCTCCGCAGATGCCGCCTCCAATGCTCGGCGAGCATACAGAAGAAGTTCTCAAAAAAATAATTGGCTATAATGATGAAACTATAAAAAATTTGAGGAAAGAAAATGTTATCTAA
- a CDS encoding TnsA endonuclease N-terminal domain-containing protein — protein sequence MPISEKGDFENPKKSPYSVERYESIWELEYMKKLEKDKTVRKWTKNHGIVIQYVTEAGNVRGYRPDFLVERIDGKKELHEVKGGQFLENPDTKRKHESAQNWCKRRSMTFVIVTKR from the coding sequence ATGCCAATAAGTGAAAAAGGAGATTTTGAAAATCCTAAAAAGAGCCCATATTCTGTTGAGAGATATGAATCTATATGGGAACTTGAATATATGAAAAAATTAGAAAAAGATAAAACAGTTAGAAAATGGACAAAAAATCATGGTATAGTAATTCAATATGTCACTGAGGCAGGAAATGTGCGTGGCTATCGCCCTGATTTTTTAGTTGAAAGAATTGATGGAAAGAAAGAACTCCATGAAGTAAAGGGTGGACAATTTTTGGAAAACCCAGACACAAAACGAAAGCATGAGTCAGCACAGAATTGGTGTAAACGTAGAAGTATGACATTTGTCATTGTAACAAAAAGATAA
- a CDS encoding DEAD/DEAH box helicase family protein has protein sequence MYNSFAKYEQDFRQWKDADFPDVGPLTRDFLEHLKALGKLWAHQKEAIFRAIYVYELLQMRNVLLNIVTGGGKTAIIGAIISWLKTCHNIHKFLVLCPNTIVRDRLEYDFRNTKVFREFGFFPSGCEHYTNDLGLHLMEPGSAPQGILENGIILGNIHQLYPSNINGKRNLAYIMNYVEEIAIFNDEAHNTPAPEYDSVLHLLSKKVKFRLDTTATPDRADGKTPDSKMIFEYSIADAQAEVPPIIKSVVVYQPKVSFVQLTYTSDKGEKRTIDEMDEEFEKIEKGLTSTQWVTDPDPMRKQIKIALDRLDEQKRRADTLAGGKYRPILFVVAICIKDAESARDMLEKEFNVKTLLVTEKSDEEDREAARILGKKDSPYDAVVSVLMLREGWDVPEVCVILLLRKFSSRVYGQQVIGRGLRLNVREEDTQEFCAMVDHEKLDHQWLWDIVGAKVKKDIVQGTLFGIEDDLPPKRKPQILVNPDLLIQIPEPTGDEDTNFLDDLENIEVIQDDYPNWKEILAGFEYGPEVEISRVEIEKVLGQKLADETNFIELIEAPGFSPEVRNKPEENNEIILGEKLKGTIRDIGSDLLAEEGIGSDELGYFYGVLMDHIREKFLDGKTVGTATLENMKHALNHRHTLFHNFKDKPGLVTSIVKYKKELNYANK, from the coding sequence ATGTATAATTCATTTGCTAAATATGAGCAGGATTTTAGACAATGGAAAGATGCGGATTTTCCGGATGTTGGTCCATTAACCCGGGATTTCCTTGAACATCTTAAAGCATTAGGAAAATTATGGGCCCACCAAAAAGAAGCAATTTTCCGTGCAATTTATGTATATGAACTTTTACAAATGAGAAATGTTTTATTAAACATAGTTACGGGTGGTGGAAAAACAGCAATTATTGGTGCAATAATATCTTGGCTAAAAACCTGTCATAATATACACAAATTCCTTGTCTTATGTCCCAATACAATTGTCCGTGACCGTCTTGAATATGATTTCCGCAATACAAAGGTTTTCCGTGAGTTTGGTTTTTTCCCATCCGGGTGTGAGCATTATACCAACGATTTGGGATTACATCTGATGGAACCCGGATCAGCACCACAAGGTATTCTTGAAAATGGAATAATATTAGGGAATATTCACCAACTCTATCCATCAAATATAAATGGAAAGAGAAATCTTGCTTACATTATGAATTATGTAGAAGAAATAGCAATTTTTAATGATGAAGCGCATAATACACCTGCACCTGAATATGATAGTGTCCTTCATTTGTTATCAAAAAAAGTAAAATTCCGACTTGATACAACCGCAACTCCAGACCGTGCTGACGGAAAAACACCTGATTCAAAAATGATTTTTGAATATTCCATTGCAGATGCGCAGGCGGAAGTCCCACCAATTATAAAAAGTGTTGTTGTATATCAACCTAAAGTAAGTTTTGTGCAATTGACTTATACAAGTGACAAAGGTGAGAAAAGAACTATTGATGAAATGGATGAGGAATTTGAAAAGATAGAAAAGGGTTTAACTTCAACTCAATGGGTAACTGACCCTGACCCGATGAGAAAACAAATAAAGATTGCCCTTGATAGACTTGATGAACAAAAAAGAAGAGCAGATACTCTTGCTGGTGGGAAATATAGACCTATCCTGTTTGTAGTTGCTATTTGTATAAAAGATGCAGAATCAGCAAGAGATATGTTAGAAAAGGAATTTAATGTTAAAACACTGCTTGTTACAGAAAAATCTGATGAAGAAGACCGTGAAGCAGCAAGGATATTAGGTAAAAAGGATAGTCCTTATGATGCGGTTGTGAGTGTTTTAATGTTAAGAGAAGGATGGGATGTTCCTGAAGTTTGTGTGATTTTACTTTTAAGAAAATTTTCGTCACGCGTATACGGACAGCAAGTAATTGGAAGAGGGCTTCGTCTCAATGTTCGTGAAGAAGATACTCAGGAATTCTGTGCAATGGTTGACCATGAGAAACTTGACCATCAATGGTTGTGGGATATAGTAGGTGCAAAGGTTAAAAAGGATATTGTTCAAGGAACTTTATTTGGTATTGAAGATGACTTACCACCAAAAAGGAAACCGCAGATTTTAGTTAATCCTGATTTATTGATACAAATTCCAGAACCGACGGGTGATGAAGATACAAATTTTTTAGATGATTTGGAAAATATTGAAGTAATTCAAGATGATTATCCTAACTGGAAGGAAATACTGGCAGGTTTTGAGTATGGTCCTGAGGTAGAGATTTCAAGAGTAGAAATTGAAAAGGTGCTCGGGCAAAAACTTGCCGATGAGACAAATTTTATTGAATTAATTGAAGCCCCGGGATTCTCACCTGAAGTAAGAAATAAACCAGAAGAAAACAATGAAATAATCTTGGGAGAAAAACTAAAAGGGACAATTCGCGATATTGGTTCAGATTTACTTGCTGAAGAAGGTATCGGTTCTGATGAACTTGGATATTTCTATGGAGTGCTAATGGACCATATAAGAGAAAAATTTTTAGATGGCAAGACTGTTGGAACCGCAACATTAGAAAATATGAAACACGCATTAAATCATAGACACACACTGTTTCACAATTTTAAGGATAAGCCAGGACTTGTTACAAGCATCGTTAAATACAAAAAGGAATTGAATTATGCCAATAAGTGA
- a CDS encoding PIN domain-containing protein, whose translation MSIVFWDTPLFIYLIEQKSNYEKVKNLRIKMIENKDIFVTSTLTLGELLTKPFQMNRLDLANQYRQLLTSKAVEMVEFDAKVAENYAKIRAKFTRQEIAPPDAIQLACASAFGVDIFYTNDNRLTGKTIDGIGLIKSIQEFE comes from the coding sequence ATGAGCATTGTTTTTTGGGACACTCCACTTTTTATATACCTTATTGAACAAAAGAGTAATTACGAAAAAGTAAAAAATCTACGCATTAAAATGATAGAGAACAAAGACATATTTGTAACTTCAACTTTAACACTTGGAGAATTATTGACGAAACCATTTCAAATGAACCGTCTTGATTTAGCAAATCAATATCGGCAACTTTTAACATCTAAAGCAGTTGAAATGGTAGAATTTGATGCGAAAGTAGCAGAAAATTATGCAAAAATTCGCGCCAAATTTACCCGGCAGGAAATTGCACCGCCTGATGCAATACAACTTGCCTGTGCTTCAGCATTTGGAGTTGATATTTTCTATACCAATGATAACCGATTAACGGGAAAAACAATTGATGGAATAGGATTAATAAAAAGTATTCAAGAGTTTGAGTAA
- a CDS encoding site-specific DNA-methyltransferase codes for MSENENNKTISVEVEIPKQAEFYKIPARFGSVPVDEAPLGWEVEIESRKTKITKFEHTYPRIFLPFQEVRKVEFGHSEKFSPSCHSRESGNLSELFPKGANRLFFGDNLHIMRQLPSKSIDLIYIDPPFFSGRNYNVIFGDKNEIRSFSDIWEGGMPGYLVWLNARLYETKRLLKDTGSIYVHLDWHASHYVKVEMDKIFGSDNFRNEIVWGYRTGGTSKKTFARKHDVILFYTKTDKYNFNVQHYKSWQQKKYNFSEKYPEHFDEKEQKWYHLAIARDVWEDINVLGTEPDNLERIGYPTQKPEALVVRIIKASSNEGDIVADFFCGGGTTLAVAQKLNRRWIGCDQSRIAVAITADRICRVVEDLCGEVEEEGKKKQLIQQSLLAIPDFTVEHWGIYEIPRLEKLSKEEFREFVVKTFGGKPENVSPNIHGSRAGVPL; via the coding sequence ATGAGTGAAAATGAAAATAATAAAACCATCTCTGTAGAAGTTGAGATACCAAAACAAGCGGAGTTTTATAAAATACCTGCCAGATTTGGTTCTGTCCCGGTTGATGAAGCACCTCTTGGTTGGGAAGTTGAAATAGAATCAAGAAAGACAAAAATAACCAAGTTTGAGCATACCTATCCTCGTATTTTCCTGCCATTTCAGGAAGTCCGAAAAGTTGAGTTTGGGCATAGCGAAAAATTTTCGCCTTCCTGTCATTCCCGCGAAAGCGGGAATCTATCTGAACTTTTCCCGAAAGGTGCAAACCGACTATTTTTTGGTGATAACTTGCACATAATGAGACAGTTACCGTCAAAATCAATTGACCTAATTTATATTGACCCACCATTCTTTTCTGGTCGGAATTATAATGTTATATTTGGCGACAAAAACGAAATCCGTTCTTTTTCTGATATCTGGGAAGGTGGTATGCCGGGATATCTGGTGTGGTTAAATGCTCGGTTATATGAAACGAAACGATTATTGAAAGATACTGGTTCAATATATGTCCATCTTGACTGGCATGCAAGTCATTATGTAAAAGTTGAAATGGATAAAATTTTTGGAAGTGATAATTTTAGAAACGAAATTGTATGGGGTTACCGTACCGGAGGAACAAGTAAAAAGACTTTCGCAAGGAAACACGATGTCATTTTATTTTACACAAAGACAGACAAATACAATTTTAATGTTCAGCACTACAAATCTTGGCAACAGAAAAAATATAACTTCAGTGAGAAATATCCAGAGCATTTTGATGAAAAAGAGCAAAAGTGGTACCACCTCGCAATAGCACGAGATGTATGGGAAGACATTAATGTTCTGGGCACAGAACCTGACAATCTCGAGAGAATAGGTTACCCCACTCAAAAACCAGAAGCATTAGTTGTTAGAATTATCAAAGCATCATCTAATGAGGGCGATATTGTAGCGGATTTTTTCTGTGGTGGTGGGACTACATTAGCGGTGGCGCAGAAACTTAACCGCAGATGGATAGGTTGCGACCAGTCAAGGATTGCTGTTGCTATTACTGCTGATAGAATTTGTAGAGTGGTTGAAGACTTGTGTGGTGAAGTGGAGGAAGAAGGAAAGAAAAAACAATTGATTCAACAATCACTACTAGCAATCCCAGATTTTACAGTTGAACACTGGGGTATTTATGAGATACCACGTCTTGAAAAATTGTCAAAAGAAGAATTCAGGGAATTTGTGGTCAAGACGTTTGGCGGAAAGCCAGAAAATGTTTCACCAAATATTCATGGTTCACGGGCAGGAGTGCCTCTTTAG
- the mce gene encoding methylmalonyl-CoA epimerase, giving the protein MLKNINHIGIAVKSIQSALKLYRDTLKLEFSGIEEVASAKVKVAFLKIGKTNIELLEALTSESPIAKFIETEGEGIHHIAFETDDIEKALSEIAQAGYTLIDTKPREGAHNTKVAFAHPKSTGGVLIELVQKI; this is encoded by the coding sequence ATGTTGAAAAATATCAATCATATCGGTATTGCGGTAAAAAGTATTCAGAGTGCACTTAAACTTTACAGGGATACGCTTAAACTTGAATTCAGTGGTATTGAAGAAGTCGCTTCTGCCAAAGTAAAGGTTGCATTTCTAAAAATCGGTAAAACCAATATAGAACTTTTAGAAGCGTTGACATCTGAAAGTCCTATAGCAAAATTTATTGAAACAGAAGGCGAAGGTATCCATCATATTGCGTTTGAAACTGACGATATTGAAAAGGCACTTTCTGAAATTGCGCAAGCGGGCTATACTCTGATTGATACAAAACCCCGCGAAGGCGCACATAATACAAAAGTTGCATTTGCTCATCCGAAATCAACAGGTGGCGTATTGATAGAATTGGTACAAAAAATATGA
- a CDS encoding GTP-binding protein encodes MNLNINQIAEQIRAVEDKTPDGKKILQQLKNYKKRTAVIGITGPPGCGKSTLINCLIAEYRKENKKIGVLAIDPSSSKTKGALLGDRIRMQSHTLDKDVFIRSFATRGSLGGLSKAVEPAVKILDNAGYEIVIIETVGAGQNETEIKKIADAVVLVTTADTLDDIQLLKAGIIEIADVLVVNKTDLNNNVSVEHLESILGIPVILTVATQKKGIGQLVETIENIRVNSCFVHGTKC; translated from the coding sequence ATGAACCTCAATATTAATCAAATTGCTGAACAAATCCGTGCTGTTGAAGATAAAACACCCGACGGCAAAAAAATACTTCAACAACTCAAAAATTACAAAAAAAGAACAGCCGTAATAGGCATAACAGGACCGCCCGGTTGTGGGAAAAGTACACTCATAAATTGTCTTATAGCCGAATACAGAAAAGAAAACAAAAAAATTGGGGTGCTCGCTATTGACCCGTCAAGTTCAAAAACAAAAGGTGCATTGCTCGGCGATAGAATCCGAATGCAATCGCATACACTTGATAAAGATGTCTTTATCAGAAGTTTTGCAACTCGTGGTTCTCTCGGTGGTTTGTCAAAAGCGGTTGAGCCGGCAGTAAAAATTCTGGATAATGCTGGCTATGAAATTGTTATCATTGAAACAGTTGGTGCAGGTCAGAATGAGACAGAAATCAAAAAAATTGCTGATGCGGTTGTTTTAGTGACTACTGCCGATACACTTGACGATATACAATTATTAAAAGCAGGTATTATAGAAATTGCTGATGTGCTCGTTGTGAACAAAACTGATTTAAACAACAATGTATCTGTTGAACATCTAGAATCAATACTCGGTATTCCCGTAATTTTAACAGTTGCTACACAAAAAAAAGGTATTGGACAATTAGTAGAAACCATAGAAAATATTCGTGTGAATTCGTGTTTTGTTCATGGGACAAAATGTTGA
- a CDS encoding cobalamin B12-binding domain-containing protein, giving the protein MSFAIKSAVISVLEVVMIRILIAKAGLDGHDRGAKIVARALRDAGFEVIYTGIRQTPEMVVETAIQEDVDAIGISILSGAHNVLLPKITNLLKKKGIKKIVFAGGIIPDKDIKFLKKKGIDEIFTPGTPTTKIIEYLKKYFKLL; this is encoded by the coding sequence ATGTCATTCGCCATCAAATCAGCGGTAATCAGCGTTTTAGAGGTTGTGATGATTCGGATTTTGATTGCAAAAGCGGGTCTTGATGGACACGATAGAGGCGCAAAAATTGTAGCCCGTGCCTTAAGAGATGCGGGTTTTGAAGTTATTTATACAGGCATAAGGCAGACGCCGGAAATGGTTGTTGAAACAGCAATTCAAGAAGATGTTGATGCTATAGGCATTTCTATACTTTCAGGTGCACACAATGTTTTGCTTCCGAAAATAACAAATCTGCTGAAAAAAAAGGGTATAAAAAAAATTGTTTTTGCAGGTGGAATTATTCCAGATAAAGATATTAAATTTCTGAAAAAAAAGGGTATTGACGAAATCTTTACACCAGGTACACCAACAACCAAAATCATAGAATATCTTAAAAAATATTTTAAGTTATTATGA